The following coding sequences lie in one Pseudoalteromonas sp. Scap06 genomic window:
- a CDS encoding DUF2986 domain-containing protein gives MNRRKKIVTKFQKKDKRANAKLHKSNKPTYVSKAERAKLAEQDAEQAIEHGATEVVQTSA, from the coding sequence ATGAATCGCAGAAAAAAAATCGTTACTAAGTTTCAAAAGAAAGATAAGCGCGCTAATGCCAAGCTGCATAAAAGCAACAAACCGACTTATGTTTCAAAAGCAGAGCGCGCAAAGCTTGCTGAGCAAGATGCCGAACAAGCAATTGAGCACGGTGCTACCGAGGTAGTGCAAACAAGCGCTTAA
- a CDS encoding dipeptidase — translation MNKLALASIALCAFSAHAQLNKHSESVADYAVNNYQNAQVHTLTNLVSFPTVNKSEISAPQNPDFIGFKALLKMKAAELGFDYQDLGYTVLIGMGEQKEKVTIVTHGDVQPANASKWKQSPFIIDTSEAGKLVGRGTEDDKGAIATALYAMKAIKDKGITLDNRIELMVYLAEESDWGPLTEFMKTYEQPKYAVTIDASYPVVVAEKGWSLIAPTFDATSPQTDVYVSNVTGGAFASQIPEDASLTLHNASTELVAQLKQTAKALKRVEFTFDDQTDGTLISVKGMSAHSSEPESGVNAIAYLAELFKAVELENNSDGQLIKFVNQLIGLDIHGKQFGDIAYKHDFMGPMTVAPTVIERDGNNLTLAVNARRPMGKEADLLDQQINSALTQWQADNKVTLANVKTTIGTPMLLDDAPHAQKLLDIFKHFTGDQGADFVSIGGGTNAKLFDNAVSFGPSMPGKRYTGHSEHEFITLEQLALNLRMYTAMMIELGNM, via the coding sequence TTGAACAAGCTAGCTTTAGCAAGTATTGCCTTATGTGCATTTAGCGCTCATGCACAATTAAATAAACACAGTGAAAGCGTGGCCGATTACGCAGTTAATAACTATCAAAATGCACAGGTGCATACGCTTACTAATTTAGTATCGTTTCCTACGGTTAATAAAAGTGAGATCAGCGCACCACAAAACCCCGACTTTATAGGCTTTAAAGCATTATTAAAAATGAAAGCCGCTGAACTGGGCTTTGACTACCAAGATTTAGGCTATACCGTACTCATAGGCATGGGTGAGCAAAAAGAAAAAGTAACCATAGTGACTCACGGCGATGTACAACCTGCAAACGCCAGTAAATGGAAACAAAGCCCATTTATTATTGATACCTCAGAGGCGGGTAAATTAGTTGGCCGAGGTACCGAAGACGATAAAGGCGCTATAGCTACCGCTTTATATGCGATGAAAGCCATAAAAGATAAAGGCATAACCCTTGATAACCGCATTGAGCTGATGGTTTATTTGGCCGAGGAATCTGATTGGGGGCCTTTAACCGAATTTATGAAAACCTATGAGCAACCAAAGTATGCAGTCACAATTGACGCCTCATATCCCGTGGTGGTTGCTGAAAAAGGCTGGAGCTTAATTGCGCCAACATTTGATGCAACATCACCACAAACCGATGTGTATGTAAGCAATGTAACGGGTGGTGCCTTTGCTAGCCAAATCCCTGAAGATGCCAGCTTAACTTTGCATAATGCGAGTACTGAATTAGTAGCTCAATTAAAACAAACAGCTAAGGCACTTAAGAGAGTAGAGTTTACCTTTGATGATCAAACAGATGGAACTTTAATTAGTGTTAAAGGCATGTCGGCACATTCATCTGAGCCAGAGTCAGGTGTTAACGCCATTGCTTATTTGGCTGAACTATTTAAAGCCGTTGAGCTTGAAAACAACAGCGACGGTCAGCTCATTAAGTTTGTAAACCAGTTAATTGGCCTAGATATTCACGGTAAACAATTTGGTGATATTGCGTATAAGCATGACTTTATGGGGCCAATGACGGTAGCGCCCACAGTTATTGAACGAGACGGTAATAACCTAACGTTAGCGGTTAATGCTCGTCGTCCTATGGGTAAAGAGGCTGACTTACTAGATCAGCAAATTAATAGTGCGCTTACCCAATGGCAAGCTGATAATAAAGTAACATTAGCTAATGTTAAAACCACCATTGGCACACCTATGCTGCTTGATGACGCACCTCATGCACAAAAGTTACTTGATATTTTTAAACATTTTACTGGTGATCAAGGCGCAGATTTTGTCTCTATTGGAGGTGGTACTAACGCTAAATTATTTGATAATGCCGTATCGTTTGGCCCATCAATGCCGGGTAAACGCTATACAGGTCA